Proteins encoded in a region of the Flavobacteriales bacterium genome:
- the hemG gene encoding protoporphyrinogen oxidase, giving the protein MCIASIKKHTIILGAGITGLSTAHYLSLKNKDFIVLEKKNRVGGNIQSIQKNGFTFENGPNTVLLNNDSITSLIKAYDLWDVMSKPKESAENNRYVLLNSRLQLLPRNPLEFLKSPLLNWKQKLRLFKEPFVAKHNQNTSVAEFISKRFGEGILHQFVEPFVTGIYSGNPQNMSAKHTLKLIWEAEQEYGSVIKGMIKKERKAKAKMFNFPNGLSQLTDAMANKLSSQIQYDCTIKSIEKSGDGYIIKSTDETFSCQKIISTLPAHALSNYISDENLKSELNAVEYVPVDVFHFGFNKNDIKNQSQGFGVLTKPSDNKHFLGVLFNSRIFSHVSPKDKELFTVIVGGSRQKELCKLEPIDLENIVVKELMDLMECEQTPIFSNHYKYKKGIPQYDMNHQSLVDTIENFEKNNPNFHILGNYYNGISVSDSILKANNFVKINY; this is encoded by the coding sequence TTGTGCATCGCATCAATAAAAAAACATACTATCATTCTTGGCGCTGGCATTACTGGACTTAGCACCGCACATTATTTATCTCTGAAAAACAAGGACTTTATCGTTTTAGAAAAGAAGAATCGTGTAGGTGGAAATATACAATCGATCCAAAAAAATGGATTTACTTTCGAAAATGGCCCCAACACCGTTTTACTAAATAACGATTCTATAACTTCTCTCATTAAAGCATACGATTTATGGGATGTAATGAGTAAACCTAAAGAATCGGCAGAAAATAACAGATATGTTTTATTGAACAGTCGACTACAATTATTACCTAGAAATCCTTTAGAATTTCTCAAAAGCCCTCTCCTAAATTGGAAACAAAAGTTAAGACTTTTTAAAGAACCCTTTGTCGCTAAACACAATCAGAATACTTCGGTAGCCGAATTTATCAGCAAACGATTCGGCGAAGGAATTTTACACCAATTTGTAGAACCTTTTGTAACAGGAATTTACTCTGGAAACCCACAAAACATGAGTGCTAAACATACACTTAAATTAATCTGGGAGGCTGAACAAGAATACGGAAGTGTGATAAAAGGGATGATAAAAAAAGAACGAAAGGCAAAAGCTAAAATGTTCAATTTTCCCAATGGCTTATCCCAGTTGACAGATGCAATGGCGAATAAGTTAAGTTCACAAATACAGTACGACTGTACTATTAAGAGTATTGAAAAATCAGGTGACGGTTATATTATAAAATCAACTGACGAAACCTTTAGTTGTCAAAAAATTATATCTACTCTACCGGCTCATGCTCTGAGCAACTATATTTCTGATGAAAATTTAAAGAGTGAATTAAACGCTGTAGAATACGTTCCCGTTGATGTTTTTCATTTCGGATTTAATAAGAATGATATTAAAAATCAATCTCAAGGTTTTGGCGTTTTAACTAAACCTTCAGATAATAAACATTTTTTAGGGGTACTTTTTAATAGTCGGATTTTTTCTCACGTTTCTCCAAAGGACAAAGAACTATTTACAGTAATTGTTGGTGGTAGTAGACAGAAAGAATTATGTAAACTTGAGCCGATAGACTTAGAAAATATTGTTGTCAAAGAATTAATGGATCTTATGGAATGTGAGCAAACTCCTATTTTTTCAAATCATTACAAGTATAAAAAAGGGATACCTCAATACGATATGAATCATCAGTCACTAGTCGATACCATTGAAAATTTT